The Candidatus Binatia bacterium genome includes a window with the following:
- a CDS encoding serine hydrolase domain-containing protein, whose product MTAADAGFDSNRLDRLRDVIRDDVDAMRYDGCVLLVAREGRLVVHEAFGFADRATGRSAELSDVFFSMSIAKQLTNTMVMMRVERGEIAVTTRVAEILPAFGQKGKHNVTIGDLIVHRAGLPFGLPAIAPEQLGNIDAMAEVACALLPEGVPGQRVNYSALIAHSVLAAIVRRLDGGRRSYRQMMAEDLFGPLGMTDTSLGLRADLAARKVPVIARDRSPDMFDPDLLEGAAAMIAEDFELPAGGCLTTAHDFFRFAECFRRGGEIDGIRILSPSTIGLMTTNQTGDLPNGLWDYARASFGWPLFPACLGYGFFVRGQGAWFPTPFGLTASPSAYGGFGAGSNCFWVDPEKGLVCVFLSAGLMAETKSTLRHQKIADLVHAALVR is encoded by the coding sequence ATGACTGCAGCGGATGCCGGTTTCGATTCCAACCGCCTCGATCGCCTGCGCGACGTCATTCGCGACGACGTCGACGCCATGCGCTACGACGGCTGCGTGCTGCTCGTCGCACGCGAGGGACGGCTCGTCGTGCACGAGGCGTTCGGGTTTGCCGATCGCGCGACCGGACGCAGCGCCGAGCTGTCCGACGTGTTCTTCTCGATGTCGATCGCCAAGCAGCTCACCAACACGATGGTGATGATGCGCGTCGAGCGTGGCGAGATCGCCGTCACTACCCGCGTCGCCGAGATCCTGCCGGCCTTCGGCCAGAAGGGGAAGCACAACGTCACGATCGGCGACCTCATCGTGCATCGTGCCGGGCTTCCGTTCGGGCTTCCTGCGATCGCGCCCGAACAGCTCGGCAACATCGACGCGATGGCCGAGGTTGCGTGCGCGCTTCTTCCGGAGGGCGTGCCCGGCCAGCGCGTGAACTACTCGGCGCTGATCGCGCATTCGGTGCTCGCGGCCATCGTTCGGCGCCTCGACGGCGGGCGTCGCAGCTACCGGCAGATGATGGCCGAAGACCTGTTCGGGCCTCTCGGCATGACCGACACGTCGCTCGGGCTTCGCGCCGATCTCGCGGCAAGGAAAGTTCCCGTCATTGCACGCGACCGCAGTCCCGACATGTTCGATCCCGACCTGCTCGAAGGCGCAGCGGCGATGATCGCCGAGGATTTCGAGCTTCCGGCCGGAGGCTGCCTGACCACGGCGCACGACTTCTTCCGCTTCGCCGAGTGCTTCCGCCGCGGCGGCGAGATCGACGGCATCCGCATCCTTTCGCCGTCGACGATCGGCCTGATGACGACCAACCAGACCGGCGATCTGCCGAACGGCCTTTGGGACTACGCCAGGGCGTCCTTCGGCTGGCCGCTGTTCCCGGCTTGTCTCGGTTACGGGTTCTTCGTGCGCGGCCAGGGCGCGTGGTTCCCGACTCCGTTCGGTCTTACGGCATCACCTTCTGCGTACGGAGGCTTCGGCGCCGGTTCCAACTGCTTCTGGGTCGATCCGGAAAAAGGACTGGTCTGCGTGTTCCTGTCGGCGGGCCTGATGGCGGAGACGAAAAGCACGCTGCGGCACCAGAAGATCGCCGATCTCGTGCACGCGGCGCTCGTGCGCTGA
- a CDS encoding argininosuccinate synthase, producing MSKSDKPKKIVLAYSGGLDTSVILKWLIEQYDCEVVAYIADVGQDEDLEGARQKAFRTGAVEAFVEDLREEFVRDFVFPMLRAGAVYEGTYLLGTSIARPVIAKRHIEVARRTDSDAVSHGATGKGNDQVRFELTYAALAPDLKVIAPWRFWDLNSRAKLFDFAEKHGIPLPVTRDRGYSMDRNVLHISFEGIELEDPWQAPREDMFVLSVSPEAAPGTATYVEIEYRSGDPVALDGHALPPFELLARLNKIAGANGVGRADIVENRYVGMKSRGVYETPGGTVLTIAHRALESLTLDREVMHLRDSLIPRYAEMVYYGYWFAPEREMLQAAVDESQKCVNGTVRMKLYKGAATVAGRKSDDSLYVPALATFEEDEVYTQADATGFIRLSGLRLKVRNMVRSRKG from the coding sequence GTGAGCAAGAGCGACAAACCGAAGAAGATCGTGCTCGCCTACAGCGGCGGCCTCGATACGTCCGTGATCCTCAAGTGGCTGATCGAGCAGTACGACTGCGAAGTGGTCGCCTACATCGCCGACGTCGGCCAGGACGAAGACCTCGAGGGCGCGCGCCAGAAAGCTTTCCGCACCGGCGCGGTCGAAGCGTTCGTCGAAGACCTGCGCGAGGAATTCGTGCGCGACTTCGTCTTCCCGATGTTGCGCGCCGGAGCCGTCTACGAGGGCACCTACCTTCTCGGCACGTCGATCGCGAGGCCGGTGATCGCCAAGCGCCACATCGAGGTCGCCAGGCGCACCGACTCCGACGCCGTCTCCCACGGCGCCACCGGGAAAGGCAATGACCAGGTTCGCTTCGAGCTGACGTACGCCGCGCTCGCCCCCGACCTCAAGGTCATCGCGCCGTGGCGCTTCTGGGACCTCAATTCGCGCGCCAAACTGTTCGATTTCGCCGAAAAGCACGGCATCCCGCTGCCGGTCACGCGCGACCGCGGCTACAGCATGGACCGCAACGTGCTGCACATCAGCTTCGAGGGCATCGAGCTCGAGGATCCGTGGCAGGCGCCGCGCGAAGACATGTTCGTGCTGAGCGTGTCGCCGGAAGCTGCGCCCGGCACGGCGACGTACGTCGAGATCGAGTACAGGAGCGGCGATCCGGTAGCCCTGGACGGTCACGCGCTGCCTCCGTTCGAGCTGCTCGCACGGCTCAACAAGATCGCAGGCGCCAACGGCGTCGGCCGCGCCGACATCGTCGAGAACCGCTACGTCGGCATGAAGTCGCGCGGCGTCTACGAGACGCCCGGCGGCACCGTGCTGACGATCGCGCACCGCGCCCTCGAATCGCTGACGCTCGACCGCGAGGTCATGCACCTTCGCGACAGCCTGATCCCGCGCTACGCCGAAATGGTCTACTACGGCTACTGGTTCGCACCCGAGCGCGAGATGCTGCAGGCCGCAGTCGACGAGTCGCAAAAGTGCGTCAACGGCACTGTCCGCATGAAGCTCTACAAGGGCGCGGCCACGGTGGCCGGCCGCAAGTCGGACGACTCGCTGTACGTGCCGGCGCTGGCGACGTTCGAAGAAGACGAAGTGTACACCCAGGCCGACGCCACCGGCTTCATCCGACTTTCGGGGCTCAGGCTGAAGGTGCGAAACATGGTAAGGTCCAGAAAGGGCTGA
- the argH gene encoding argininosuccinate lyase, whose amino-acid sequence MADRKTRRSATAAGGSTPARSAAPDNAKKAKAAKAAGRASVTKKSSAQSPAGRANRSWGGRFEARPDEKTQAFTASIGFDQRLYAHDIRGSVAHASMLAAAGILTAAERDSIVKGLREIEAEIREGRFRFEVSDEDVHMALERRLVEKTGAAGAKLHTARSRNDQVVTDVRLYLLDALPAIDARIDDLQRALLEVCLEHPKAVMPGYTHMQRAQPVLLGHHLLAYYEMLVRDRGRLDDAKVRIDVLPLGAGALAGTTLPIDRARTARELGFSKVAENSIDAVAARDFVLEPLADLAILFATLSRLAGEIVLWATSEYGFVRLHDAYSTGSSMMPQKKNPDIAELVRGKSGRVFGNLVAVLTAAKGLPLAYNSDLQEDKEPLFDSIDTALSCLATLAAMLRSLTFDEAAMRRAASDSFLLATDLAEILVSRGVPFRQAHEVVGRIVRHCIDERIELTALSSSELEKFSPALGAAADRKAGGTVASLLTLDQAVARRRSYGGTSGSLVSRRVSTLAKKHGVRLP is encoded by the coding sequence ATGGCCGACCGGAAAACCAGGCGATCGGCGACTGCCGCCGGCGGTTCGACTCCCGCCCGCAGCGCGGCGCCCGACAATGCCAAGAAGGCCAAGGCGGCCAAGGCAGCGGGCCGCGCGTCCGTCACGAAAAAATCCAGTGCGCAAAGCCCCGCCGGCCGGGCGAATCGAAGCTGGGGAGGCCGCTTCGAGGCAAGGCCCGACGAAAAGACCCAGGCCTTCACCGCGTCGATCGGTTTCGACCAGCGCCTGTATGCGCACGACATCCGCGGCAGCGTCGCGCACGCGTCGATGCTCGCCGCCGCGGGCATCCTGACCGCCGCCGAAAGAGACAGCATCGTCAAAGGGCTTCGCGAGATCGAGGCCGAGATCCGCGAAGGCCGTTTCCGCTTCGAGGTGTCCGACGAGGACGTGCACATGGCCCTCGAGAGGCGCCTGGTCGAGAAGACCGGTGCGGCCGGCGCCAAGCTGCACACCGCAAGGTCGCGCAACGACCAGGTCGTCACCGACGTGCGCCTCTACCTGCTCGATGCGTTGCCCGCGATCGATGCGCGCATCGACGACCTGCAAAGGGCGCTGCTCGAGGTCTGCCTGGAGCACCCGAAGGCCGTGATGCCGGGTTACACGCACATGCAGAGGGCGCAGCCCGTGCTGCTCGGCCACCATCTGCTCGCGTATTACGAGATGCTCGTGCGCGACCGCGGCCGTCTCGATGATGCGAAGGTGCGCATCGACGTGCTTCCGCTCGGCGCCGGCGCCCTTGCCGGCACGACACTGCCGATCGACCGCGCCCGCACTGCGCGGGAGCTCGGTTTCTCGAAAGTCGCAGAGAACAGCATCGATGCCGTCGCGGCCCGCGATTTCGTGCTCGAGCCTCTGGCCGACCTTGCGATCCTGTTCGCGACGCTGTCGCGCCTGGCCGGCGAGATCGTGCTGTGGGCCACGAGCGAATACGGCTTCGTTCGCCTGCACGACGCGTATTCGACCGGCAGCTCGATGATGCCGCAGAAGAAAAATCCCGACATCGCCGAGCTGGTGCGAGGCAAGTCGGGGCGCGTATTCGGCAACCTGGTCGCCGTGCTGACGGCGGCCAAGGGCCTTCCGCTCGCGTACAACAGTGACCTTCAGGAAGACAAGGAGCCGCTGTTCGACAGCATCGATACGGCCTTGTCCTGCCTGGCGACGCTGGCCGCGATGCTGCGCTCGCTCACGTTCGACGAGGCGGCGATGCGAAGGGCAGCGTCCGACTCGTTCCTGCTTGCGACCGACCTCGCCGAGATCCTCGTCTCGCGCGGGGTGCCGTTTCGCCAGGCCCACGAGGTGGTCGGCAGGATCGTTCGCCACTGCATCGACGAGCGCATCGAGCTGACGGCACTGTCGAGCAGCGAGCTCGAGAAATTTTCGCCGGCGCTCGGTGCGGCAGCCGATCGCAAGGCCGGCGGCACCGTGGCTTCGCTTCTCACGCTCGACCAGGCCGTCGCGCGGCGCCGCTCCTATGGCGGCACGTCGGGCAGCCTGGTCTCGCGTCGCGTGAGCACGCTCGCGAAGAAGCACGGCGTGAGGCTGCCGTGA
- a CDS encoding acetylornithine transaminase has product MSTTAGSKIRTDDAKPRSIIEATDRFTTGNYARYAVAFTHGNGCRLYDENGREYLDLFAGLAVSSLGHAHPALVAAIREQAGKLIHTSNLYYHEPGARLAERLVELTFADRVFFCNSGAEANEAAIKMARRASGGRYKIIASHGSFHGRTYGALAATGQPGLKEGFGPMLEGFVHVEPGSADAVAAVIAEDTAAVIVEPIIGEGGVLVPPQGYLAALRDLCDRTGARLILDEVQTGNGRTGTLFAYEHEGIRPDIVTTAKGLAGGLPIGAVLAREDVAAAFVPGSHGTTFGANPVCCAAALAVLGELVGGVAANAGRVGAYLLASLRQALAGRGDVVEIRGKGLLIGIEMTRDTKPIVRALLENGVIANSTAGNVIRLIPPLILTEKEADEGIAALVRVLG; this is encoded by the coding sequence ATGAGCACGACAGCCGGCAGCAAGATCCGCACCGACGACGCGAAGCCGCGGTCCATCATCGAGGCCACCGACCGCTTCACGACGGGCAACTATGCCCGCTATGCGGTCGCGTTCACGCACGGCAACGGATGCCGGCTCTACGACGAGAACGGACGCGAGTACCTCGACCTCTTCGCCGGGCTTGCGGTCTCGTCGCTGGGCCACGCGCATCCGGCGCTGGTCGCGGCGATCCGCGAGCAGGCCGGCAAGCTGATCCACACGTCGAACCTCTATTACCACGAGCCCGGTGCGCGGCTGGCCGAGCGCCTCGTGGAGCTGACGTTCGCCGACCGCGTGTTCTTCTGCAACAGCGGGGCCGAGGCCAACGAGGCTGCGATCAAGATGGCGCGGCGCGCCTCCGGCGGCCGCTACAAGATCATCGCGTCCCACGGCTCGTTTCACGGCCGCACGTACGGAGCGCTGGCCGCCACCGGTCAGCCGGGCCTGAAAGAAGGCTTCGGGCCGATGCTCGAAGGTTTCGTCCACGTCGAACCCGGCAGTGCCGATGCCGTCGCGGCAGTGATCGCCGAAGACACGGCGGCGGTGATCGTCGAGCCGATCATCGGCGAAGGCGGCGTTCTCGTGCCGCCGCAAGGCTACCTCGCCGCGCTGCGGGACCTCTGCGACCGCACCGGCGCTCGCCTGATCCTCGACGAAGTGCAGACCGGCAACGGGCGCACCGGAACCCTGTTCGCGTACGAGCACGAAGGGATCCGCCCCGATATCGTCACGACGGCCAAGGGGCTGGCCGGAGGGCTTCCGATCGGCGCCGTGCTCGCGCGTGAAGACGTCGCGGCGGCCTTCGTTCCGGGCTCCCACGGCACGACCTTCGGCGCGAATCCCGTCTGCTGCGCGGCCGCGCTCGCCGTGCTGGGCGAGCTCGTCGGCGGCGTCGCCGCCAATGCGGGCCGCGTCGGTGCCTATCTCCTCGCGTCGCTGCGCCAGGCGCTTGCGGGTCGCGGCGATGTCGTCGAAATCCGTGGCAAGGGCCTGCTGATCGGCATCGAGATGACGAGGGACACCAAGCCGATCGTGCGCGCGCTTCTCGAAAACGGCGTCATCGCCAATTCGACGGCGGGCAATGTGATCCGCCTCATCCCGCCGCTGATCCTCACCGAGAAAGAGGCGGACGAGGGCATCGCTGCGCTCGTGCGGGTACTCGGATGA
- a CDS encoding alpha/beta fold hydrolase has product MPAQPPSSGRTGKPAPAAQTPVASENVEFPSRRGNRLVGDIHRAGAGSSRWLVLCHGMESTRGGTKQTAIAERFAPAGYNILRFDFSYVGDSEGEYEDLTVSGEVADALGALDFMHGFTATDCTLIGSSLGGLVALLAAAQAPHLVSRLALIAPVADTKIFTEGLSDKAIAEWRSRGRRRVGSGFLRPAFLDDVLRIDAPKAMQALSMPVLVMHGEADDVVPVSHADLICRSVAGPCKVERFPAVGHRFEEPGALDELLSVLARWLARHQGK; this is encoded by the coding sequence ATGCCCGCGCAGCCGCCTTCCTCTGGACGTACGGGCAAACCGGCCCCGGCTGCGCAAACGCCCGTCGCGAGCGAGAACGTCGAGTTTCCGTCCAGGCGCGGAAACCGGCTGGTCGGCGACATCCACCGCGCCGGTGCCGGCAGCAGCCGCTGGCTGGTGCTTTGCCACGGCATGGAGTCGACGAGGGGAGGGACCAAGCAGACGGCAATCGCCGAACGCTTCGCTCCGGCCGGCTACAACATCCTGCGTTTCGACTTTTCCTACGTCGGCGATTCGGAAGGAGAGTACGAGGACCTCACCGTCAGCGGCGAAGTCGCCGACGCGCTCGGAGCCCTCGACTTCATGCACGGGTTCACCGCGACCGACTGCACGCTGATCGGCTCGAGCCTCGGCGGCCTCGTCGCGCTGCTCGCGGCGGCGCAGGCGCCGCACCTGGTCAGCCGCCTCGCGCTCATCGCGCCCGTGGCCGACACGAAGATCTTCACCGAGGGACTTTCCGACAAGGCGATCGCCGAATGGCGAAGCCGCGGGCGTCGCCGCGTCGGCTCGGGGTTTCTCAGGCCGGCTTTTCTCGACGACGTGCTTCGCATCGATGCGCCCAAGGCAATGCAGGCCCTCTCGATGCCGGTGCTCGTCATGCACGGGGAGGCCGACGACGTCGTGCCGGTCTCGCACGCGGACCTCATCTGTCGCAGCGTCGCCGGACCGTGCAAGGTCGAACGTTTCCCCGCCGTCGGCCACCGGTTCGAGGAGCCGGGAGCGCTGGACGAGCTTCTTTCGGTGCTCGCACGCTGGTTGGCGCGCCACCAGGGGAAATAG
- a CDS encoding tyrosine recombinase XerC, whose protein sequence is MTARDTMQEVVSETAEAVLDLFERSLAAESGLAANSRRAYLADLRQFLTFLSERASGQDRGQVRGNARRLPRRTRGNPDQPVAAVSISVLSGIGVADVRAYVAERLRDSARSSTARKLAALRAFFRWLAREGAASDPSEAVSVPKVPRLLPVHLSVDDMAALLAAPDTNTAAGLRDRALIELLYSSGLRAAECAHLDWKHIHESLGVARVLGKGSKERVVPVGADALAALSRYRSGWSLPRIDAAAVFVNARGTRLTTRSIGRIVARHLAGAAVVAHATPHSLRHSFATHLLDEGADLRAIQEMLGHASIATTQRYTHLELGRLTAVYDKAHPRA, encoded by the coding sequence ATGACCGCGCGTGATACCATGCAGGAAGTCGTGTCCGAAACTGCCGAGGCCGTGCTGGATCTTTTCGAACGGTCACTGGCCGCGGAATCGGGGCTGGCCGCCAATTCCCGTCGCGCCTACCTGGCCGATCTTCGCCAGTTCCTCACGTTCCTGTCCGAGCGCGCGTCCGGGCAGGACCGCGGGCAAGTCCGCGGGAATGCCCGGCGCCTGCCCCGCCGCACGCGGGGGAATCCCGACCAGCCGGTTGCCGCCGTGTCGATCTCCGTCCTGAGCGGCATCGGCGTCGCCGATGTACGCGCGTACGTTGCCGAAAGGCTTCGCGACAGCGCCCGGTCGAGCACGGCGAGGAAGCTCGCTGCGCTGCGTGCGTTCTTTCGATGGCTGGCCCGCGAGGGAGCTGCCAGCGATCCGAGCGAAGCGGTTTCGGTGCCGAAAGTTCCGCGCCTGCTGCCGGTGCACCTTTCCGTCGACGACATGGCGGCACTGCTGGCCGCGCCCGATACCAATACCGCCGCCGGCCTTCGCGACCGCGCCCTGATCGAGCTCCTGTACTCGTCGGGGCTTCGCGCCGCCGAGTGCGCGCACCTCGACTGGAAGCACATCCACGAGTCGCTCGGCGTTGCGCGCGTGCTCGGCAAGGGCAGCAAGGAACGGGTCGTGCCGGTCGGCGCCGACGCCCTGGCGGCGTTGTCGCGTTACCGCAGCGGCTGGAGCCTGCCGCGCATCGATGCAGCCGCGGTCTTCGTCAACGCCCGCGGCACCCGGCTCACCACCCGCAGCATCGGCCGCATCGTTGCCAGGCACCTGGCGGGCGCCGCCGTCGTGGCCCACGCCACTCCGCACTCTCTGCGTCACAGCTTCGCGACCCATCTTCTCGACGAGGGCGCCGACCTTCGCGCGATCCAGGAGATGCTCGGCCACGCATCGATCGCGACGACCCAGCGCTACACGCACCTCGAGCTCGGGCGCCTCACGGCGGTGTACGACAAGGCTCATCCGCGAGCGTAG
- a CDS encoding ACP S-malonyltransferase, which yields MSRQPALAVVFPGQGAQKPGMGRDFFEQYAESRAVFEEASAALGYDVAALCFDDPARLALTEFQQPAILATEIAMMEALRRRHGYEPRYFGGHSLGEYTALVAAGVMALGDAVRLVALRGRLMQQATPAGTGAMTAIVHSDLDVAWLRSTAQGFGVDVGNHNALDQASLSGLAGDVAEAVAAAKASPKGRVRAIPLRVSAPFHSRHMKSVEAPLAAALKSIGHLDSARAVHVLSNASGTFHSGSRRDLERGLVEQVASTVRWVEDMRELVERDCRIVEVGPGRPLRGFFASLGVEIESITSVATIPEPKH from the coding sequence ATGAGCAGGCAGCCGGCCCTCGCGGTCGTCTTTCCCGGGCAGGGCGCACAGAAGCCCGGGATGGGGCGCGACTTCTTCGAGCAGTACGCCGAGAGCCGGGCAGTGTTCGAAGAAGCTTCGGCCGCGCTCGGCTACGACGTTGCCGCGCTGTGTTTCGACGATCCGGCCAGGCTCGCGCTGACCGAGTTCCAGCAGCCGGCGATCCTGGCCACCGAGATCGCGATGATGGAAGCGCTGCGCCGGCGCCACGGCTACGAGCCGCGCTATTTCGGTGGTCATTCGCTCGGCGAATACACGGCGCTCGTGGCGGCCGGCGTCATGGCTCTCGGCGATGCCGTGCGCCTCGTTGCCCTTCGCGGTCGCCTGATGCAGCAGGCCACTCCGGCGGGCACCGGCGCAATGACCGCGATCGTGCACTCGGACCTCGACGTCGCATGGCTGCGCTCCACTGCGCAAGGGTTCGGCGTCGACGTCGGCAATCACAATGCCCTCGACCAGGCGTCGCTGAGCGGGCTGGCCGGCGACGTGGCCGAAGCCGTCGCTGCCGCGAAGGCTTCCCCGAAGGGCCGCGTTCGTGCGATTCCGCTTCGCGTGTCGGCGCCGTTCCATTCGCGTCACATGAAAAGCGTCGAGGCGCCGCTGGCGGCCGCGCTGAAGTCGATCGGGCACCTCGACAGCGCCAGAGCCGTCCACGTGCTGTCGAATGCATCGGGCACTTTCCACAGCGGATCGCGCCGCGACCTGGAGCGCGGCCTCGTCGAGCAGGTGGCGAGCACGGTGCGCTGGGTCGAGGACATGCGCGAGCTGGTCGAGCGCGACTGCCGCATCGTCGAAGTCGGGCCCGGGCGGCCGCTGCGCGGCTTCTTCGCGTCGCTCGGCGTCGAGATCGAGTCGATCACCAGCGTCGCGACGATCCCGGAGCCGAAGCACTGA
- a CDS encoding enoyl-CoA hydratase/isomerase family protein — protein sequence MSFEQITVARGAISRITLDRPAERNAMTPQMGREIRAAVDEINSDAEARVVVITGAGKGFCSGADLRTLGAEAGSGEAAEGLGGGENFYRAFLSIRDLKVPSIAAVNGHAVGAGFCFALGADLRVIHRDAKVGMTFVRLGIHPGMAATWTLPRLVGPSAAADLLYTGRLIGADEALSLGIANRIAGDDFDAVVDELAGAIAAAAPVAVRETKQSLRDSELRSLDAALAHEASVQAMTFTTEDAGEGIRAMREKRAPAFRGR from the coding sequence ATGTCTTTCGAGCAGATCACAGTGGCCAGAGGCGCGATTTCCCGCATCACGCTGGACCGCCCGGCCGAACGAAACGCGATGACGCCGCAGATGGGCCGCGAGATCCGCGCGGCCGTGGACGAGATCAACTCCGATGCGGAGGCTCGCGTCGTCGTCATCACCGGTGCCGGCAAGGGGTTCTGCTCCGGGGCCGATCTTCGCACTCTCGGCGCCGAGGCCGGCTCCGGAGAAGCGGCGGAGGGACTGGGCGGCGGCGAGAACTTCTACCGGGCCTTCCTCTCGATCCGCGATTTGAAGGTCCCGTCGATCGCGGCCGTCAACGGGCACGCGGTCGGGGCGGGCTTCTGCTTTGCGCTCGGAGCCGACCTTCGCGTGATTCACCGGGACGCGAAAGTCGGGATGACGTTCGTGCGGCTCGGCATCCACCCGGGGATGGCCGCGACGTGGACGCTGCCGCGACTCGTCGGACCGTCGGCCGCCGCCGACCTCCTGTACACCGGCAGGCTCATCGGCGCCGACGAAGCGCTCTCGCTCGGCATTGCCAATCGCATCGCCGGCGACGATTTCGACGCGGTCGTCGACGAGCTTGCCGGCGCGATCGCAGCGGCAGCGCCGGTGGCGGTGCGCGAGACCAAGCAGAGCCTGCGCGACAGCGAGCTGCGCAGCCTCGATGCAGCGCTCGCGCATGAAGCCTCGGTGCAGGCAATGACGTTCACGACCGAGGACGCGGGCGAAGGCATCCGCGCGATGCGCGAGAAACGCGCCCCGGCCTTCCGCGGCCGCTGA
- the argF gene encoding ornithine carbamoyltransferase, with amino-acid sequence MKRDLVTLRDISRTELFHLIALARRLKADVRARRSHPWLPGRTLAMIFEKPSLRTRVTFETGMYQLGGGAIYLAPGDIQLGRREPVGDIAANLSRWVDLIVARTFSHDSLVELARSATVPVINGLSDLYHPCQILADLMTLAELRGSLEGMHVAFIGDGNNMVHSWVLAAAKVGFDFVLACPKGYEPDPDILAEAQGAAPGRIRVTHEVADAARGADVLYTDVWTSMGQEDEAERRRKVFAKFQINDALVAAAKPDVIVMHCLPAHRGEEITASVIDGPRSVVLEQAENRLHLQKAILAWLAGAPEAQGH; translated from the coding sequence ATGAAGCGCGACCTCGTCACGCTGCGCGACATCTCGCGCACCGAGCTGTTCCACCTGATCGCGCTCGCACGGCGCCTCAAGGCCGACGTGCGTGCCAGGCGCTCCCATCCGTGGCTGCCCGGGCGAACGCTGGCGATGATCTTCGAGAAACCGAGCCTGAGGACGCGGGTCACTTTCGAGACCGGCATGTACCAGCTCGGCGGCGGCGCAATCTACCTTGCGCCCGGCGACATCCAGCTCGGGCGAAGGGAGCCGGTCGGCGACATCGCCGCCAACCTTTCGCGCTGGGTGGACCTCATCGTCGCGCGCACGTTCTCGCACGACTCGCTCGTCGAACTTGCGCGCTCGGCCACGGTGCCGGTGATCAACGGGCTGAGCGACCTCTATCATCCGTGCCAGATCCTCGCCGACCTGATGACGCTGGCCGAGCTTCGCGGCTCGCTCGAAGGCATGCACGTCGCGTTCATCGGCGACGGCAACAACATGGTGCATTCGTGGGTGCTGGCAGCGGCCAAGGTCGGCTTCGATTTCGTGCTCGCGTGCCCGAAAGGCTACGAGCCCGACCCCGACATCCTCGCCGAGGCGCAGGGCGCAGCACCCGGCCGCATCCGCGTCACGCACGAAGTGGCCGACGCCGCGCGCGGCGCCGACGTGCTGTACACCGACGTGTGGACGAGCATGGGCCAGGAGGACGAGGCCGAAAGGCGGCGCAAGGTCTTCGCGAAGTTCCAGATCAACGACGCGCTGGTTGCGGCGGCGAAGCCGGACGTCATCGTCATGCACTGCCTGCCGGCGCACCGCGGCGAGGAAATCACCGCGTCGGTGATCGACGGCCCGCGCTCGGTCGTGCTCGAGCAGGCCGAGAACCGGCTGCACCTCCAGAAAGCCATCCTGGCGTGGCTGGCCGGCGCCCCCGAGGCACAAGGCCACTGA